AACAATGTCCGACTATTCAAGAGTTTGCTGGTTATGCTAAGCACCAGCCTTTTGCCGGTATGCCATATGCGCTGCCTGAATTAACCGACAAGGAACATAATACTTTAATGAGTTGGTTAGAGGATGGGGCACTTATGCATGCTCATGTCGCTATTTCTGATGTCGAGCAAGAAGCTGTGGTTAAATTAGAAGGCTTCCTCAATGCTAACAATTTAAAAATGCAGTTAAGTGCCCGTTATATTTACGAGCATTTGTTTAGTTCACATCTATATTTTAGTGAGTTGACAGCGGCCAATACTCAGCCGCAGTTTTTTAATTTAGTGCGTTCAAAAACACCAACCGGCCAGCCAATCGACGTGATTGCTAGTCGTCGTCCATTTGACGCCCCAAAAGTTAAGCGAGTTTATTATCGCTTACAACCAGTGGTGTCGACCATTGTTGCTAAAGCTCATCAACCCTACGCGATTCATCAAGAGCTGACAGACAAATGGCAAAAATGGTTTGTAGATGCTGAATACAAAGTTACTGAATTACCTAGCTATAAACCTGAAATCGCCGCTAATCCATTAACCGCATTTACCCAATTGCCTGTTAATGCTCGTTATCGTTTTATGCTTGAACGTGCGCAAAACACTATAATGGGTTACATCAAAGGGCCTGTTTGTCGCGGTCAAGTGGCGTTAAATGTTATTAATGATCGTTTTTGGGTTTATTTTATTAAGCCAGAAGTGGCTACCTCTGACCAAGTAAATGATTTTTATTTAGCACAAAAAGGGAATTTGCGTCTTCCTGCCGAGCAAGACAGTACTGCGTTAGCTGTAAGCTGGATTGAGTATGCATCTCGTCAGGGGGATTACATGCGGGCTAGGCATCACTTTATGGGTAGAGAGTTAGAAGATGGACAACATTTTACTGCTGACGATATTTGGGACGGTGATGGCGAAAATGATAATGCCACCCTGACTGTGTTTCGACACTTTGATAATGCAACTGTGATTAAAGGTTTGGTGGGAAAACCGCCAAAAACGGCTTGGGTAATAGACTATGCCTTACTTGAGCGAATTCACTATTTGTTGGTTGCTGGTTTTGATGTTTATGGAAATTATGGGCATCAGTTAATGACACGTTTGTATATGGATTTTTTGCGTATTGAAGGTGAATCTAACTTTTTAGCCTTTATGCCACCTAATAGTCGTCACCAAGAAAGAGCGTCTTGGTATCAAAAAGCTAGCCCTGAATTAACCTCTTTTGTAGAAGGGAAAATCAATCCTTTTGACCAACCCTCAGGTATAGAATTTGAAACTACAGATCATAAAAAAGAGCTGTATGCTATTTTTGCTGAACGAGTGAAAGAAGTGCAACCTAACCGTTTTAAAGTGCAAGACAGTAAATTAAGCCGCAATAGTACAGCACTGTTAGGGCAACTTAACAATATTAAAGGTGTAGGAGCATCTATTTTTCCTGAGTTGAGCATGATTATGGTTGAAACGAACAATACTGATGATGCTGAAATATTTACTCTAGTGCGAAACAGTGCCCATTATAATGTGAATAGTTTATTTGCTGAAGGAGATAACCGTGATCCAAAAAATGATAATGTGACCTTAGTCCATGGATTATTGGGTAGTTATCCAGACGCGTTTTGGCGAGTCAAAGAAGATGATCTAGCTAAGTTAGTGGCTACAGCTCAACAAGTTAACACAGAAAAAGATTATGAAGCTTTTTTAGATTTATTTGCTGTTCGACGCACCACAAAAGATTTTTGGCAATTTAGTGATAAGCTCAACCATACTTTTATGAAATATAACCCTATTGAGGCTGGCTGGTTAGATTACAATCGATTAGAAAACCGTTAGAGCTGGCTTGATAAGCGTAACCAGAGATTTAATTAAAAGAAGTAAGCTAAAAAATGAAACAGAAAGTATCGCCTGAAGTTGAAGCTCAGGCATTAAAAATAGCCAAAGGCACACAAAAGCCAGGACAGACTAAAGAGCAAACTAAATTAATTGCTCAAGGTATTGAAAAGGGCATTGCTGAATATAAAAAACAACATAGTAAAAAGTTAAGAGAAATTGATAAGCAGCGTAAGCAGAAAACAAAACAACCAGTCCAAAGTCATGAAACCGAAGAGCGACTACCTAGTGATAACCAACGTTCTTTTCTACCATGGATATTGCTTGGATTAAGTTGGTTGGCTTTTATCGCATACTTTGTACTGCAGTCATAAGGACTAACATGCAAATATTACGAATATTATTATCTTGTTTGATTATTTTTGGGGCTGGCTGTGCAACTAATGAGTTGGTTGCTGAGTCGGAGTTAGAGCACAGGCTTTCATTATGGCTTGGTTTACCTGCCACTAGACTTTATGCCCAAATTGGTAAACCTTATGAAACAGCTAATGATGCCTCGGGTAAAACAGTATTGATGTATTTTAAAGAAACACTCTCGTCTGATAATAGGCTTTGGCATTGCAGGGTAACTTTTACCCTTAACGATAAGCAAAAAATAATTAGCAGTAAGTTAGTCAATCGTAACGAAAATGCTTGGGACAGATCTATGCCTTGTGTACATATTATTCAAGTGCCAGTTTAGAGAAGTGTGAAAACGGAATGGTGAGGAGAATAAATCGCATTTTTTAATTTTTAGCTAAGTTCATATCGAGTCCAAATCAGACAGAAAGTTTTATTCCTTCAGTATCTGTTCAGTTTAGTTTGCTAAATTAGCTCCAATATCTGTTATACAAATAATGTGTATTCTTTCTTGGGGTAAGCCATATATGATTCAGAGCAATTCCGTCTGCTGATAAAAAATTACATTTATTTACTCTTTACCCATACTTTTATGATCACTTACGTAGTACAAAATGTTAATGAATAAAGCTTACAAACAGACTTTGCTGTTGTTCCTTCTCTGCTTGAGTATATCGGGTTGCACTACTATGCAATTGGGGGATGTGTTTTCTGGCTATGCCGAAAATATGCAAGCTGTGCGTGCTGCTCAAAGTGTAGGTAATTTTAATAAAGCAGAGTCATTAGTTGCTGATCTTGCTACGGGTAATAATAATTACACTTTGAGTTTACTAGAAAAAGGTCGACTGCAATTTTTAGCCAATAACTGGCAGGAAAGCCGTAACAGTTTTGAAAAAGCCTATGCAGTAATTGAAGACGAGCGAGATAAAGCCAAAATTCGTTTGAGTCGTGGCGTGGAAAATATGGCAGCATTGCTAAGTAGTGACAATGCCAAGGGTTATCAAATTCCCGTTTATGAACAAAGTATGTTGCACACCTATCAAGCGTTAAACTATTTGTACTTGGGGAATTTGGAGGGGGCTTTGGTTGAGATCCGTCGAGGTAATCAAGTTACCCAAAGTGAAGTCCCACAAAGTACCTCTACACTAGAAGGAACTGAAGGGCGATATGATAAAAATAAATTAAGTAAGCTTTACCCATCTATGGATGGAATTATAGGTCAGCAGAAAACGAGTACTCACAATGCTTATACCTACTATGTGTCAGCTTTGTTGTATGAAGTTGCAGGACAATTGAACGATGCTTATATTGATTATAAAAAAGCCTTAGCTATCGCTCCAGACAATATTTATATTCAAAAAGATGTAATGAGGCTAGCGACTAAATTACAGATGAGCAGTGATTTAGCCAAATATACTGAGCAGATTGGTCCCTATAAAAGTCCAGCGGATAACACGGGGGATGTGGTTATTTTGTTAGAGCAGGGGGTTGTGGCTGCTAAAAATGAGTTAGGCTTAAATTTGCCAATTTATACTAGCCAATATGAACCCAGGTTTTTTAGCTTTTCATTGCCTGTATATCAAGATCGAGTCATAAATACTCAACTTTTTACTGTCAGTCTCGAGCAGAAAAGTTATTCGTCACAAAAGCTGGTAACCGTCGCTTCATTGGCTGCTATTGATTTAAAAGAGCAAATACCAGAACTGGTGACTCGGCAAACACTCCGTTTGATAGCGAAAGAAAAACTACGTAGTACTATGAGTAGAAAAGGTGGCGATTTAGGTAACATACTTGCCGCTATTTATAATATGACTTCTGAAAATGCAGATACTCGCAGTTGGCTTACCTTGCCAGAAAATG
The sequence above is a segment of the Paraglaciecola sp. L3A3 genome. Coding sequences within it:
- a CDS encoding fatty acid cis/trans isomerase translates to MQIYFSRTIKICIAIILFCSGCAAIINLDLDSMYGDENVSNRELISSLQPSIDSPAALFYKEEVAPIIESRCVVCHACYDAPCQLKMSSPEGIERGANKEKVYHGDRILAATPNRLFIDGFSPAEWRERDFYPVLNERIQTPQANTQASVLAKMLTLKKQYPQPDDKLLDERFDVKIDRSQQCPTIQEFAGYAKHQPFAGMPYALPELTDKEHNTLMSWLEDGALMHAHVAISDVEQEAVVKLEGFLNANNLKMQLSARYIYEHLFSSHLYFSELTAANTQPQFFNLVRSKTPTGQPIDVIASRRPFDAPKVKRVYYRLQPVVSTIVAKAHQPYAIHQELTDKWQKWFVDAEYKVTELPSYKPEIAANPLTAFTQLPVNARYRFMLERAQNTIMGYIKGPVCRGQVALNVINDRFWVYFIKPEVATSDQVNDFYLAQKGNLRLPAEQDSTALAVSWIEYASRQGDYMRARHHFMGRELEDGQHFTADDIWDGDGENDNATLTVFRHFDNATVIKGLVGKPPKTAWVIDYALLERIHYLLVAGFDVYGNYGHQLMTRLYMDFLRIEGESNFLAFMPPNSRHQERASWYQKASPELTSFVEGKINPFDQPSGIEFETTDHKKELYAIFAERVKEVQPNRFKVQDSKLSRNSTALLGQLNNIKGVGASIFPELSMIMVETNNTDDAEIFTLVRNSAHYNVNSLFAEGDNRDPKNDNVTLVHGLLGSYPDAFWRVKEDDLAKLVATAQQVNTEKDYEAFLDLFAVRRTTKDFWQFSDKLNHTFMKYNPIEAGWLDYNRLENR
- a CDS encoding DUF2956 domain-containing protein encodes the protein MKQKVSPEVEAQALKIAKGTQKPGQTKEQTKLIAQGIEKGIAEYKKQHSKKLREIDKQRKQKTKQPVQSHETEERLPSDNQRSFLPWILLGLSWLAFIAYFVLQS
- a CDS encoding COG3014 family protein; the protein is MQLGDVFSGYAENMQAVRAAQSVGNFNKAESLVADLATGNNNYTLSLLEKGRLQFLANNWQESRNSFEKAYAVIEDERDKAKIRLSRGVENMAALLSSDNAKGYQIPVYEQSMLHTYQALNYLYLGNLEGALVEIRRGNQVTQSEVPQSTSTLEGTEGRYDKNKLSKLYPSMDGIIGQQKTSTHNAYTYYVSALLYEVAGQLNDAYIDYKKALAIAPDNIYIQKDVMRLATKLQMSSDLAKYTEQIGPYKSPADNTGDVVILLEQGVVAAKNELGLNLPIYTSQYEPRFFSFSLPVYQDRVINTQLFTVSLEQKSYSSQKLVTVASLAAIDLKEQIPELVTRQTLRLIAKEKLRSTMSRKGGDLGNILAAIYNMTSENADTRSWLTLPENVQIMRLSMPSGQQILNLSGNNKTEKIELNVNAKRITLIKVTAIGSQQNYQIINL